A region of SAR324 cluster bacterium DNA encodes the following proteins:
- a CDS encoding Fur family transcriptional regulator, whose amino-acid sequence MATELADLLRQHDVQVTVQRIAVLRAVSGQPHITADGVAEVVRAELGVISKQAVYDALGILVERRLVRRIQPAGSPARYEDRVGDNHHHLVCRSCNHMVDIDCAVGFAPCLSPSESMGYEIDEAEVIYWGHCSDCLAEPSKIKDSKALPQ is encoded by the coding sequence TTGGCTACTGAACTGGCGGATCTGCTCCGTCAACACGATGTGCAGGTAACGGTTCAACGCATCGCTGTCCTGAGGGCGGTGTCAGGCCAGCCTCACATCACGGCAGATGGTGTTGCTGAGGTAGTCAGAGCAGAATTGGGTGTCATTTCCAAACAGGCTGTGTACGATGCTTTAGGTATCTTGGTCGAACGAAGATTGGTTCGGCGTATTCAACCTGCTGGATCTCCAGCCCGCTACGAAGATCGTGTGGGCGACAATCACCATCACCTAGTTTGCCGATCCTGCAACCACATGGTCGATATCGACTGTGCGGTCGGTTTTGCTCCTTGCCTGAGTCCCAGCGAAAGCATGGGCTACGAAATCGACGAAGCAGAGGTCATCTACTGGGGACACTGTTCGGACTGTCTCGCTGAGCCAAGCAAGATCAAGGACAGCAAAGCGCTACCCCAGTAA